The uncultured Desulfuromonas sp. genome has a segment encoding these proteins:
- a CDS encoding DUF4760 domain-containing protein: MVLKDFSAEIIPIVQTIIAFVGLISLFLLWWQIRQNNIWNKLRSEHNFIQKWHLEFEVNMIKAAQTIGIDLKFRPGPLSDDEISKIVSSEDVLASVTMLLCDIENICAAIRIGAADNDLAYATHSSRIVARYKMFEPLIEYMRTRENDDEIYIEFQKIALEWEARHLSEVEKQKASVATLSDNLLKAKGVCKKV; encoded by the coding sequence ATGGTACTTAAAGATTTTTCTGCTGAGATTATCCCTATAGTTCAAACAATAATCGCTTTTGTAGGCTTGATCTCATTGTTTTTACTATGGTGGCAAATAAGACAGAATAATATTTGGAATAAGCTTCGTTCAGAACATAATTTTATTCAGAAATGGCATTTAGAATTCGAAGTTAACATGATTAAAGCTGCCCAAACAATAGGAATCGATTTAAAGTTCCGGCCAGGACCATTAAGCGATGATGAAATTTCAAAGATAGTATCCTCAGAGGATGTTTTGGCTTCAGTTACAATGCTTTTATGCGATATCGAAAATATATGCGCTGCAATTCGTATTGGAGCTGCTGACAACGATTTAGCATATGCAACCCATTCTTCGAGAATTGTTGCAAGGTACAAAATGTTTGAGCCACTGATTGAATACATGCGTACCCGAGAAAATGACGATGAAATATATATCGAATTTCAAAAGATAGCACTTGAATGGGAGGCTCGGCATTTATCTGAAGTTGAAAAGCAAAAAGCTTCCGTAGCCACATTAAGCGACAATCTTCTAAAAGCAAAGGGGGTTTGTAAAAAGGTATGA
- a CDS encoding transposase, which translates to MSRPLRIEYPGAWYHVMNRGRRHCDVFEGEEDFHLFIDILKNTSKMWNLKVSAYCLMSNHYHLLVQTPDGNLSRCMRHLNGVYTQRFNRRHDYDGQLFRGRYKAILVEEDHYLLELLRYIHCNPTKAGLVKTIDDYPWSSHHGYAADRQLWHWLHREPLLKMFSDVRAKAFAGYRDFVCQQESEEIQHFFSLKNLPSILGSENFINTIKETFGSLHKDLELSNREVLSVDGQAVIQAVCAVCNIDKEQLFKVRRGVDNVPKDLAMYVLRAHSQKTLKEIGSVLDCNRYSTVGTAISRFKSMMERDVTVREMYERVCRKMKIGQP; encoded by the coding sequence ATGTCGAGACCACTACGCATAGAATATCCGGGGGCCTGGTATCATGTTATGAACCGTGGCCGAAGGCATTGTGATGTTTTTGAAGGTGAGGAGGACTTTCATCTTTTCATCGACATCTTAAAAAACACATCAAAGATGTGGAATCTGAAAGTCTCGGCCTATTGCTTGATGTCAAACCATTACCATCTTTTAGTTCAAACACCGGACGGCAACTTGTCGCGTTGCATGCGTCATCTCAACGGGGTTTATACCCAGCGCTTCAATCGACGTCACGACTATGACGGTCAACTTTTCCGTGGTCGCTATAAAGCAATTCTGGTCGAAGAGGATCATTACCTGCTGGAGTTGCTGCGCTATATTCACTGTAATCCGACAAAAGCCGGTCTTGTCAAAACTATCGACGATTACCCTTGGTCCAGCCATCATGGCTATGCCGCTGATCGGCAGCTGTGGCATTGGCTGCATCGGGAGCCTTTACTCAAGATGTTTTCAGATGTCAGAGCGAAAGCCTTTGCTGGATATCGCGATTTTGTTTGCCAGCAAGAATCTGAGGAAATTCAGCATTTCTTTTCCCTGAAAAATCTTCCCTCGATCCTTGGCTCTGAGAATTTTATTAATACCATCAAAGAGACGTTCGGTTCACTACACAAAGATTTGGAGCTTTCGAATCGTGAAGTCCTGTCTGTTGACGGACAGGCGGTGATTCAAGCTGTCTGCGCTGTTTGCAATATTGACAAAGAGCAACTGTTTAAGGTTCGGCGTGGTGTTGACAATGTTCCTAAGGACTTGGCAATGTATGTATTAAGAGCGCATAGTCAAAAAACGCTGAAAGAGATAGGCAGTGTCTTGGATTGTAACCGCTACAGCACAGTCGGCACGGCTATTTCAAGATTTAAATCTATGATGGAGAGGGATGTTACTGTCCGAGAAATGTATGAGAGAGTGTGTCGGAAGATGAAAATTGGTCAACCGTAG
- a CDS encoding pentapeptide repeat-containing protein, whose amino-acid sequence MVKLDGLGQSIASIPSSLYQPFLLDKRRAEERITVCFEGNVSRLLDLIRISVPVSDANKIYPVLEFVSDAFGLEIISTDDRFKYPAANGYSDLQLRVRMIESGCIATLTIMHTAMLNSKRLCLPSDAQINAIDGALLSMSTGPLVVITDLYNYVRPNSRLYFVGFESDDAAVDFARRRLRDNIYQLTDNELTIDALRLKYLMQGEDIIVVCEGNTVGESKIIYRSLDEIDNILDENHDNETFRDWWRIKEERQLNVQVLRPCYYGVGLEKILNSHKKWSEKRRRLLTPEELDAIRTQVKSSGRISASLGTPSSLNELFKQSSLSVTSGSILEDHLNEVTDEEIQSGMKDDEPVRRADLLDGVIFTRFDDEKRPILEDAFLEGAQLDNAFFRGSSFRRVYLSEASLRFADFTACWIGPTNFSMAILDDALFENAMGWHSNFQNCSLHRAIFSRGSFNQADFSNADLRDANLSKAVLIGADFTGAILDGADLRGADLRWTRLVRTSLKGANLEGAQIYGASVWDIMTNSATFQDGLLITADDQAQITVDDLELGQLVYLLLTQKKLRQIIDGLTSKIVLILGRFTPERKIILDGIRDCLRGKNLTPILFDFEKPDTRTITETVSTIAHLSGAAIVDLTDPRCVPQELTNIVPAIPSLPILPIIERGHQPYGMYEHFQRYPWVYPVTIYDNVEHLVANLPSIILKVLKESRTKEVI is encoded by the coding sequence ATGGTTAAATTAGATGGTCTCGGACAAAGCATTGCATCTATTCCTTCGTCTTTATACCAGCCATTTCTTCTTGATAAAAGGAGAGCGGAAGAGCGTATTACGGTTTGCTTTGAAGGTAACGTGAGTCGATTATTAGACTTAATAAGGATTTCGGTTCCCGTTAGTGATGCAAATAAAATTTACCCAGTATTAGAATTTGTTTCCGATGCCTTTGGTTTGGAAATCATTTCAACGGATGATAGGTTCAAATATCCAGCTGCGAATGGCTATAGTGATCTTCAGTTGCGCGTGCGCATGATTGAATCCGGTTGTATAGCCACTTTGACAATCATGCATACGGCTATGTTGAATTCAAAACGCCTTTGCTTACCATCAGACGCCCAAATTAACGCAATTGACGGAGCATTGCTGTCTATGTCGACAGGTCCACTTGTTGTAATTACGGACCTTTACAACTATGTGCGACCAAATTCCCGGCTTTATTTCGTAGGTTTTGAATCTGACGATGCCGCTGTAGATTTTGCAAGACGCCGATTACGGGACAATATTTACCAGCTCACTGATAATGAGCTAACAATAGATGCATTAAGATTAAAATACCTAATGCAAGGAGAAGATATCATTGTTGTTTGTGAAGGAAATACAGTTGGTGAATCAAAAATAATTTACCGTTCGCTGGACGAAATAGATAACATTCTAGATGAGAACCATGACAACGAGACCTTTAGAGATTGGTGGAGAATTAAAGAAGAAAGACAATTGAATGTTCAGGTCTTACGCCCATGCTATTATGGAGTAGGTCTGGAAAAAATATTAAACTCACACAAGAAATGGTCAGAGAAAAGGCGACGCCTCTTAACTCCTGAGGAATTAGATGCGATACGAACTCAAGTAAAGTCTTCAGGCCGGATATCTGCATCTCTCGGTACACCCAGTTCGCTTAATGAACTGTTTAAGCAGTCATCCCTTAGTGTTACATCTGGGTCCATATTAGAGGACCACCTAAATGAAGTAACTGATGAAGAAATTCAATCTGGGATGAAGGACGATGAACCTGTTCGCCGCGCTGATCTTTTGGACGGTGTTATTTTTACTCGATTTGACGATGAAAAGCGACCTATTCTGGAAGACGCATTCTTGGAAGGGGCCCAACTAGACAACGCCTTTTTCAGGGGGAGTTCCTTTCGCAGAGTTTATCTAAGCGAAGCCTCATTACGTTTTGCAGACTTTACCGCATGTTGGATAGGACCAACAAACTTCTCAATGGCAATCTTGGATGATGCTTTGTTTGAAAATGCGATGGGTTGGCATTCGAACTTCCAAAATTGCTCTCTTCATCGGGCTATATTCAGCAGAGGAAGCTTTAATCAGGCAGATTTCAGTAATGCTGATCTTCGTGACGCAAATTTGAGCAAGGCAGTTCTTATTGGTGCGGATTTTACTGGTGCTATATTAGACGGAGCCGATTTAAGGGGGGCGGATTTACGTTGGACCCGTTTAGTACGTACTTCCCTTAAGGGTGCAAATCTTGAAGGTGCACAAATCTATGGTGCTTCTGTGTGGGATATTATGACCAATTCCGCCACATTTCAAGATGGGCTTTTGATAACGGCTGATGATCAAGCACAAATAACAGTAGATGATCTTGAGCTTGGACAACTAGTATATTTGCTTTTAACGCAAAAGAAATTGCGACAAATTATCGATGGACTTACGTCCAAAATTGTCCTGATTCTTGGAAGATTTACACCAGAAAGAAAAATAATTCTTGATGGGATAAGAGATTGTCTACGAGGCAAAAATTTGACTCCTATATTATTTGATTTTGAGAAACCAGACACTCGGACAATTACGGAGACTGTATCAACAATTGCTCACTTATCCGGCGCAGCTATTGTTGATTTAACTGACCCTCGATGTGTTCCTCAAGAACTCACTAATATTGTACCAGCAATACCTTCTCTACCAATATTGCCTATTATTGAGCGCGGACATCAACCATATGGAATGTATGAACACTTCCAGCGTTATCCATGGGTTTATCCTGTTACTATCTATGACAACGTAGAACATCTTGTAGCCAACCTTCCAAGTATCATTTTAAAAGTATTAAAAGAGTCTAGAACTAAAGAGGTTATCTAA
- a CDS encoding TIR domain-containing protein: protein MSLLYGLNQPRHKVFVSYHHGNDQYYREEFEQLFSNMYDIMVSKSVQIGDINPNLPTETIRQKIRDEYLRDSTVTVVLIGSQTWQRKHVDWEIGASIRNIRHNARSGLLGILLPSYPRPYGKPNNYFHYTIPPRLHDNIECSFAKIYNWNPNPTVVQSWIHDAFENRNKVNPNNSYPSFVNNRNAERWY, encoded by the coding sequence ATGAGTCTATTGTATGGTTTAAATCAACCACGACACAAAGTATTTGTGAGCTACCATCATGGTAACGATCAGTATTATAGGGAAGAATTTGAGCAGCTCTTTTCTAACATGTATGACATCATGGTTTCAAAGTCTGTGCAAATTGGAGATATAAATCCTAACCTCCCAACGGAGACTATTCGCCAAAAAATTCGTGATGAATATCTTCGAGATTCAACGGTAACGGTTGTTTTAATTGGGTCTCAAACATGGCAGCGGAAGCATGTAGATTGGGAAATTGGTGCCAGCATTAGAAATATAAGACACAACGCAAGATCTGGCTTATTAGGAATCTTGCTTCCGTCCTATCCTCGGCCTTATGGTAAACCGAATAACTATTTCCATTACACAATCCCTCCTAGGCTCCATGACAACATAGAATGCAGTTTTGCTAAAATTTATAATTGGAATCCCAATCCAACGGTTGTGCAATCATGGATACATGATGCATTTGAAAATCGAAATAAGGTTAATCCTAATAATTCATATCCATCATTCGTAAACAATAGAAACGCTGAAAGGTGGTACTGA